A DNA window from Molothrus ater isolate BHLD 08-10-18 breed brown headed cowbird chromosome 2, BPBGC_Mater_1.1, whole genome shotgun sequence contains the following coding sequences:
- the TGFBRAP1 gene encoding transforming growth factor-beta receptor-associated protein 1, translating to MSVKAFKLVSAVEREMLMGDKNYINIECIECCGKNLYIGTNDCFIYHFLLDEKVSTAGKITFAATKQLHKYLGLKKPVSELKAASALTRLLVLCDNTITLVNMINLEPVPTGARIKGAVTFTLNENPVSGDPFCVEVCIISVKRRTIQMFMVFEDRVQIVKEVFTPEQPCAVAVDGYYLCLALTTQYIILNYNTGVSQDLFPYCSDEKRPIVKRIGRQEFLLAGPGGLGMFATVDGISQHAPVHWSENVIGAALCFPYVVALDDEFITVHSMLDQQQKQTLPFKEGHILQDFEGKVIVATNKGVYILVPLPLEKQIQDLLASHRVEEALVLAKGARRNIPKEKFQVMYKRILQQAGFIQFAQLQFLEAKELFRSGQLDVRELISLYPFLLPTSSSFIRSHPPLHEYADLNQLTQGDQEKMTKCKRFLMSYLNEVRSTEVANGYKEDIDTALLKLYAEANHESLLDLLVSENFCLLTDSAAWLEKHKKYFALGLLYHYNGQDAAALQLWVKIVDGDIQDSTRSDLYDYIVDFLTFCSDQELVWKYSEWILQKNEEVGVQIFTKRPLEEQEKNSINPDDIISCLNKYPKARVKYLEHLVLERKIQKEKYHTHLAVLYLEAIIQLKSVTTDNCTETTELLLKLRSLLQKSDLYRIRFILDKIQGTDLHMESAILYGKLEEHEKALHILVHELKDFHAAEEYCMWNSESRDSQYRRRLFHLLLSVYLTPGTSDCALVMAAVDLLNNHAAEFDAGLVLQVVPDSWSVQLLSPFLAGAVRQSIHTKRMTQVALGLAQAENLIYKHEKVKQKGAPILLSDKKVCQVCQNPFCEPVFVRYPNGTMAHTHCAANRHLNSNVTHHSPSSSNQT from the exons ATGAGCGTTAAAGCTTTCAAGCTCGTTTCTGCTGTTGAGCGGGAGATGTTAATGGGAGACAAAAATTACATCAACATTGAGTGCATTGAGTGTTGTGGGAAGAACCTCTATATTGGAACCAATGACTGCTTTATCTATCACTTTCTGTTGGACGAAAAGGTatccacagctggaaaaataacttttgcTGCCACCAAGCAACTACACAAATACCTGGGTTTGAAGAAGCCTGTGAGCGAGTTGAAAGCAGCCTCTGCCCTCACAAGACTGCTTGTGCTTTGTGACAACACGATAACACTAGTGAACATGATCAACTTGGAACCTGTCCCCACTGGTGCTAGGATCAAAGGAGCTGTGACATTCACCCTGAATGAAAACCCTGTGAGTGGGGATCCTTTCTGCGTTGAAGTTTGCATTATCTCGGTCAAGCGCCGGACCATTCAAATGTTCATGGTGTTTGAAGACAGAGTCCAGATAGTGAAGGAAGTGTTTACTCCTGAACAaccctgtgctgtggctgtagATGGTTACTACTTATGCCTTGCCCTTACTACACAGTATATAATTTTGAATTACAATACTGGCGTCTCCCAGGACCTATTTCCTTATTGCAGTGATGAGAAACGGCCAATTGTGAAAAGAATAGGCAGACAAGAGTTTCTGTTGGCTGGCCCTGGAGGCCTAG gCATGTTTGCTACTGTAGATGGGATTTCACAGCACGCCCCAGTGCACTGGTCAGAGAATGTGATTGGGGCAGCTTTGTGCTTTCCTTACGTGGTTGCCCTCGATGATGAATTCATTACGGTGCACAGCATGCTGGaccagcagcaaaagcaaaccCTGCCCTTTAAAGAAGGTCACATTCTACAGGACTTTGAAG GAAAGGTGATTGTTGCTACTAACAAGGGTGTGTATATCTTGGTGCCACTAcctttggaaaagcagattCAGGATCTTTTAGCTAGCCACAGAGTAGAAGAAGCCCTTGTTCTAGCAAAAGGAGCTCGAAGGAATATTccaaaagagaaatttcag GTAATGTACAAACGAATCCTGCAGCAAGCAGGTTTTATACAGTTTGCACAGCTTCAGTTCCTTGAAGCAAAAGAACTCTTCAG AAGCGGCCAGCTTGATGTCCGGGAGCTGATCTCTCTGTACCCCTTCCTGTTGCCTACTTCCTCTTCATTTATCCGGTCTCATCCCCCTCTGCACGAGTACGCCGACCTGAACCAGCTGACCCAAGGGGACCAGGAGAAGATGACAAAATGCAAACGATTCCTCATGAGTTACTTGAATGAAGTCCGCAGCACTGAGGTTGCAAATGGCTACAAGGAGGATATTGACACTGCTTTACTCAAACTGTATGCAGAGGCAAATCATGAGAGCCTGCTGGATCTCCTAGTTTCAGAGAACTTCTGTCTTTTAACAGATAGTGCTGCCTGgctggaaaaacacaaaaa GTATTTTGCACTTGGTCTCCTGTATCACTACAATGGtcaggatgctgcagcactTCAG TTATGGGTGAAAATAGTTGATGGAGACATTCAAGATTCTACACGGTCAGATCTCTATGACTACATAGTAGACTTCCTTACATTCTGCTCAGACCAAGAGCTAGTGTGGAAGTACTCTGAATGgattttacaaaaaaatgaagag GTTGGTGTACAGATTTTCACTAAAAGGCCTTTggaagaacaggagaaaaacagcatTAATCCAGATGATATCATCAGTTGCCTTAACAAATATCCTAAAGCACGTGTCAAATATCTAGAACATCTagtactggaaagaaaaatacag AAAGAGAAGTACCATACTCATCTAGCTGTCTTGTACTTGGAGGCAATAATTCAGCTAAAATCTGTGACCACAGATAATTGTACAGAAACAACCGAGCTGCTGTTGAAACTTCGCAGTCTGCTTCAGAAATCTGATCTTTATAGAATTCGCTTTATTTTAG ACAAAATCCAGGGCACAGACCTTCATATGGAGAGTGCAATTTTATATGGGAAACTAGAAGAACACGAGAAGGCTTTGCATATCCTTGTCCATGAGTTGAAGGACTTCCATGCTGCTGAGGAGTACTGTATGTGGAACTCTGAGAGCAGAGACTCGCAGTACAGGCGGAGGCTGTTCCACCTGCTGCTGTCAGTGTATTTAACCCCGGGCACCTCGGACTGCGCGCTCGTCATGGCCGCCGTGGATCTCCTCAATAACCACGCTGCGGAATTCGATGCAGGTCTGGTTTTGCAGGTGGTGCCTGACAGCTGGTCagtgcagctcctctccccattCCTGGCTGGAGCAGTGAGACAAAGCATTCACACAAAAAGAATGACTCAGGTGGCACTTGGGTTAGCACAAGCTGAAAACTTAATCTACAAGCACGAGAAG GTTAAACAAAAAGGAGCCCCGATTCTTCTTTCAGACAAAAAGGTTTGTCAGGTGTGCCAAAATCCTTTCTGTGAGCCTGTGTTTGTCAGATATCCCAATGGGACTATGGCCCACACGCACTGTGCTGCAAACAGACATCTCAATTCCAATGTGACTCATcactctcccagctccagcaatCAGACTTGA